One stretch of Candidatus Omnitrophota bacterium DNA includes these proteins:
- the glmS gene encoding glutamine--fructose-6-phosphate transaminase (isomerizing) — translation MCGIVGYIGRRPAQPFLLNGLKKLEYRGYDSAGMAVMHDGKIIARKQRGRVSRLEALLAARPLAGSTGISHSRWATHGIPSHANAHPHLDCLGNIAVVHNGIIENYEDLKTALAAEGHRFLSDTDTEVIPHLIEKFYKGDFAAAVRAALGQLKGSFALGIISNYTPGVLFAARRGSPLVVGIGKEENYVASDIPALLEYTSDVIYIEDNELAVISKDSICITDFKGRRIKKTQTRVAWDIKQAQKGGYQHFMLKEIHEQPAVISNILQHRLRGSGVFFKELTLPERYIKSVKKICIVACGTAYHAGLVGKYILERLTGIPVEVDVSSEFRYRNPILGKNTLVVAISQSGETADTLAGIRQARKQSAKVLSIVNVVGATMTRESDSVIYTHAGPEIGVASTKAYTAQLCVLYLFGIYAGTISGALARQATAKMIDEIRRLPRCMGDILRDTRAIKNVCKKHKDKNCFLYLGRNLNYPNALEGALKLKEISYVHAEGYSAGEMKHGPIALIDKTMPVVCIVPKSATYDKMVSNIQEIKARKGIVISIATEADPHIGRYSDHTIYIPGTNELFSPMLTVLPLQLLAYYIALANGRDVDRPRNLAKSVTVE, via the coding sequence ATGTGCGGCATAGTAGGTTATATAGGCAGGCGTCCGGCTCAACCGTTTTTGCTCAACGGGCTTAAGAAGCTTGAATACCGCGGTTATGACTCGGCGGGGATGGCCGTGATGCATGATGGCAAGATTATTGCGCGCAAACAAAGAGGCAGGGTGTCCCGGTTGGAGGCATTGCTTGCGGCAAGGCCATTGGCGGGGAGCACCGGCATAAGCCATTCAAGGTGGGCTACGCATGGCATCCCCAGCCATGCCAACGCTCATCCGCACTTAGACTGTTTGGGAAATATAGCAGTAGTCCACAATGGCATAATTGAAAACTATGAAGACCTGAAAACCGCTCTTGCCGCTGAAGGCCACCGATTTCTTTCCGATACGGACACGGAAGTCATACCCCACCTGATTGAGAAATTCTATAAAGGCGATTTTGCCGCCGCGGTCCGAGCGGCTTTAGGGCAGTTGAAAGGCTCTTTCGCGCTCGGCATTATTTCAAATTATACTCCCGGAGTCTTGTTCGCGGCAAGGCGCGGCAGCCCGCTTGTGGTGGGCATTGGCAAGGAAGAAAATTATGTGGCAAGCGATATACCCGCGCTTTTAGAATATACGAGTGATGTGATATATATAGAGGATAATGAGCTTGCCGTTATTTCCAAAGATAGTATTTGTATTACGGATTTCAAAGGGAGAAGAATCAAAAAGACCCAGACGCGCGTTGCCTGGGACATTAAGCAGGCGCAAAAAGGCGGCTATCAGCACTTTATGCTAAAAGAGATTCATGAGCAGCCTGCCGTGATAAGCAATATTTTGCAACACAGGCTCCGCGGAAGCGGAGTTTTTTTTAAAGAGCTTACCTTGCCGGAACGGTATATAAAAAGCGTTAAAAAGATATGTATTGTCGCGTGCGGGACGGCATATCATGCCGGCCTTGTGGGTAAGTATATTTTAGAGCGCTTGACAGGAATACCCGTGGAGGTTGATGTATCAAGCGAATTCCGTTACAGAAATCCCATATTGGGCAAAAACACGCTGGTTGTAGCGATAAGCCAGTCGGGCGAAACTGCCGATACGCTGGCAGGCATCAGGCAGGCCCGAAAGCAATCCGCCAAGGTGCTTTCAATAGTCAATGTAGTAGGCGCTACCATGACAAGGGAATCGGACAGCGTTATTTATACCCACGCGGGCCCTGAAATAGGAGTGGCTTCAACAAAAGCATATACGGCGCAGTTATGCGTTCTGTATCTTTTTGGCATTTATGCCGGCACGATTTCCGGCGCTTTGGCCAGGCAGGCCACGGCCAAAATGATTGATGAAATTCGGCGCCTACCCCGCTGTATGGGCGATATTTTACGTGACACTAGAGCCATAAAAAATGTATGCAAGAAGCACAAAGACAAGAATTGTTTCTTGTATTTAGGCAGAAACCTGAATTATCCCAACGCGCTTGAGGGGGCGCTGAAACTCAAGGAGATATCCTATGTGCACGCGGAAGGCTACAGCGCGGGCGAAATGAAGCATGGGCCCATCGCGTTGATTGACAAAACTATGCCGGTTGTTTGCATTGTGCCAAAATCCGCTACCTATGACAAGATGGTTTCTAATATACAGGAAATAAAGGCGCGTAAGGGTATTGTTATCAGTATCGCTACTGAAGCAGACCCCCACATAGGCAGGTATTCGGATCATACCATATATATACCTGGTACTAACGAATTATTTTCCCCCATGCTTACGGTACTGCCTTTACAGCTTTTGGCCTATTATATCGCGCTTGCTAACGGTCGCGACGTGGACCGGCCGCGCAATCTGGCTAAATCCGTAACGGTGGAATAA